The proteins below come from a single Methanoculleus sp. SDB genomic window:
- a CDS encoding imidazole glycerol phosphate synthase subunit HisF yields the protein MALSKRIIPCLDLKDGRVVKGTHFVDLRDAGDPVELAQRYNEQGADEVVFLDITASREERSAIIDVIKRAADQLFLPLTVGGGIRSLDDMQQLLRAGADKVSINTSAVKDPSLISRGAEMFGTQCIVVAVDVRRNTTLRPDVTEIPLPDGSTCWYEVVIYGGSRPTGIDAIAWCREAEERGAGELLVTSMETDGTKQGFDIPITRAISDTVGIPVIASGGVGTLSHFYEGFTAGGADACLAASVFHFGEMTVKEVKEYLSGRGVSVRL from the coding sequence ATGGCACTCTCCAAACGCATTATCCCCTGCCTTGACTTAAAAGACGGCCGCGTGGTCAAAGGAACGCATTTCGTGGACCTGCGGGATGCCGGCGACCCGGTGGAGCTTGCACAGCGGTATAACGAACAGGGAGCGGACGAGGTTGTTTTCCTTGATATCACCGCATCCCGGGAGGAACGGAGTGCGATCATCGACGTGATCAAGCGTGCCGCGGATCAGCTGTTCCTGCCGCTGACGGTGGGGGGCGGCATCCGGTCCCTCGACGATATGCAGCAGCTGCTCCGGGCGGGTGCGGACAAGGTGAGCATCAACACAAGCGCGGTAAAAGATCCCTCGCTTATCAGCAGGGGTGCCGAGATGTTCGGCACCCAGTGTATCGTTGTGGCGGTGGACGTCCGGCGAAACACCACGCTCCGGCCGGATGTGACGGAAATACCGCTTCCCGACGGGAGCACGTGCTGGTATGAGGTCGTGATCTACGGCGGCAGCAGGCCGACCGGTATCGACGCGATTGCGTGGTGCCGCGAAGCGGAGGAGAGAGGTGCCGGGGAGCTGCTCGTTACCAGCATGGAGACCGACGGGACAAAACAGGGATTTGACATTCCCATCACCCGGGCGATCTCCGATACCGTCGGCATTCCGGTCATCGCAAGCGGCGGCGTCGGCACGCTTTCGCATTTTTATGAAGGATTTACTGCCGGCGGTGCCGATGCATGCCTTGCGGCGAGCGTCTTTCACTTCGGTGAAATGACGGTAAAAGAGGTGAAGGAGTACCTCAGCGGCCGCGGCGTATCGGTACGGCTCTGA